The Xanthobacter flavus genome includes a window with the following:
- a CDS encoding ArnT family glycosyltransferase, whose protein sequence is MTDTYLDRDVPAAAAATGSHGASTLQAPFWARPEGVALIVALWMVLHAAIAVVFEIAVNADDAIESYMVQSLELSYVPRNPPLYDWLLWGLQRIFGVGTLSFAVLRYTLLFACAMLVYRVARRMIADPRLQALATFSLSFIWVIGYHSHRILTHSNVMIVAIAGTFLTVMALSRHKSLGLYAGLGLWIAAGVLGKFGFVAFLGALLVACLLEPAYRKVILDPRLLVTVAVAAVPLGIYGFALWRYGQNVAEATAQTIGATGAGWDAVVSSMVGALFGYVLPLVLVVALVFLPYNRGEGAIA, encoded by the coding sequence GTGACCGATACCTATCTCGACAGGGATGTGCCCGCGGCGGCCGCCGCCACCGGTTCCCACGGGGCGAGCACTTTGCAGGCTCCGTTCTGGGCGCGGCCCGAGGGCGTGGCGCTCATCGTCGCCCTCTGGATGGTGCTCCACGCGGCGATCGCGGTGGTCTTCGAGATCGCGGTGAACGCTGACGACGCCATCGAAAGCTACATGGTCCAGTCGCTGGAGCTTTCCTACGTTCCGCGCAATCCGCCGCTGTACGACTGGCTCCTGTGGGGCCTGCAGCGGATCTTCGGCGTCGGCACGCTGTCGTTCGCCGTGCTGCGCTACACGCTGCTCTTCGCCTGCGCCATGCTGGTCTACCGGGTGGCCCGGCGCATGATCGCCGATCCCCGACTGCAGGCGCTCGCCACCTTCTCGCTCTCGTTCATATGGGTGATCGGGTACCACAGCCACCGGATCCTCACCCATTCCAACGTGATGATCGTGGCCATCGCCGGCACCTTCCTGACGGTGATGGCCCTGAGCCGTCACAAGAGCCTCGGCCTCTATGCGGGGCTTGGCCTGTGGATCGCCGCTGGCGTGCTGGGCAAGTTCGGCTTCGTCGCCTTCCTCGGCGCCCTTCTGGTGGCCTGCCTGCTGGAGCCGGCCTATCGCAAGGTGATCCTGGACCCGCGCCTGCTCGTCACGGTCGCGGTGGCGGCTGTCCCGCTCGGTATCTACGGCTTCGCACTCTGGCGCTACGGCCAGAACGTGGCCGAGGCCACCGCCCAGACCATCGGCGCCACGGGCGCGGGGTGGGATGCGGTGGTCTCCAGCATGGTCGGTGCGCTGTTCGGCTATGTGCTGCCGCTGGTGCTGGTCGTGGCGCTGGTCTTCCTGCCCTACAATCGCGGCGAGGGCGCAATAGCCGA
- a CDS encoding acylphosphatase: MRHVHVMLRGRVQGVGYRAWCAREAERRGLLGFARNRRSGAVEAVFAGPAEEVEAMLAACRTGPAGARVDEMLVHEVSDAALAVGGRDRFVVLETL; encoded by the coding sequence ATGCGCCATGTTCATGTGATGCTGCGCGGCCGGGTGCAGGGCGTCGGCTATCGGGCCTGGTGCGCGCGGGAGGCCGAACGGCGCGGCCTGCTCGGCTTTGCCCGCAATCGCCGGTCGGGCGCCGTGGAAGCGGTATTCGCCGGACCGGCGGAAGAGGTGGAGGCCATGCTCGCCGCCTGCCGCACCGGTCCGGCGGGCGCCCGGGTCGACGAGATGCTGGTCCACGAGGTGTCAGACGCGGCGCTGGCGGTCGGCGGCCGAGACCGCTTCGTCGTCCTCGAAACGCTCTAG
- a CDS encoding cell envelope integrity EipB family protein encodes MTKHLRLAAATVAGLWCFSALPAGAVTLLPHKATYRLSLDGSKPSGQLEEMNGEIRYEITGDACAGYTTLTSQQSAASTGGEPVRQSVISKAWEDGAGKSYRFTSTTEGGDDDGLELEANVERQEPPALRVVVSKPESATFTLKGDILMPTEHVKKVLAAASGGESVYQAKVYDGASDPQKVYDTLAVIGRPSTDESRIAAPARAALAGRTFYPVTISYFDEGGVDRTPAYVMSFSLYDNGVVGSLKIDYGRFALVGAMATFEALTPSGACPQ; translated from the coding sequence GCGACGGTGGCCGGCCTGTGGTGCTTTTCCGCTCTGCCCGCTGGCGCGGTGACCCTGCTGCCGCACAAGGCGACCTACCGCCTCTCCCTCGACGGCTCCAAGCCTTCCGGCCAGCTGGAGGAGATGAACGGGGAGATTCGCTACGAGATCACCGGCGATGCCTGCGCCGGCTACACCACCCTGACCAGCCAGCAGAGCGCCGCCTCCACCGGCGGCGAGCCCGTGCGCCAGAGCGTCATCTCCAAGGCCTGGGAAGATGGCGCGGGCAAGTCCTATCGCTTCACGTCGACCACCGAGGGCGGGGACGACGACGGGCTGGAGCTTGAGGCCAATGTGGAACGGCAGGAGCCGCCGGCGCTCCGGGTGGTCGTCAGCAAGCCCGAATCGGCCACCTTCACGCTCAAGGGCGACATCCTGATGCCCACAGAGCATGTGAAGAAGGTTCTGGCCGCTGCCAGCGGCGGCGAGAGCGTCTATCAGGCCAAGGTCTATGACGGCGCGAGCGATCCCCAGAAGGTCTATGACACGCTGGCGGTCATCGGCCGCCCGAGCACCGACGAAAGCCGCATCGCGGCGCCCGCCCGGGCCGCGCTCGCCGGGCGCACCTTCTATCCCGTGACCATCAGCTATTTCGACGAGGGGGGCGTGGACCGCACGCCCGCCTACGTCATGAGCTTCTCCCTCTATGACAACGGCGTCGTCGGCAGCCTCAAGATCGATTACGGCCGTTTCGCGCTGGTCGGCGCCATGGCGACGTTCGAGGCCCTGACGCCGTCCGGCGCCTGCCCCCAATAG